The genome window AATTGGATACCAATGCGCGTTATGAAAAATACGCTGCTGCCCAAGCTTGGTTGACTGAAAACGCAATGGTACTTCCAATCTACTCTAAGGGTGGAGTTCCATCTATCACGAAGGTAACGCCATTCTCAGCAGCAAATTCTGCAATTGGTATTAAAGGTGAATCAAGCTTCTTCAAATACCAAAAAGTTCAAGATAAGACAGTTACAACTGCTGATTACGAAAAAGCTTATAAGAATTGGTTGAAAGAAAAAGAAGAATCAAACAAAAAAGCGCAAGAAGAACTTGCAAAACACGTGAAATAATCGTGATAGAAAACACCGGGGATTTGATCCTCGGTGTTTTTGATTAAGGAAAAACCTATCCTTGAAACTTTCCTTAGGTGAGTACGGACGTTAGCGAACTTCTCCGAAGTTTCAAAACTTAGTTTTGAACCTAAAGTTTCAAAACTCCCGAGAGGCTGGGACAAAAGTCCTAGCCTCTCAATTATTTTTGGATTGTCGAGCAAGACGCAGTGGTTGAGTGGGCTCTACTACGCTGATTTCATCAGCTTTTACAGCCCTACTCAACTGTGCGGAGGTGGGACGACGAAATCGAATTCTAACGAATTACCGATTTCTGTCCCACTCTCTTTCTCACGGAGGAAAGTTTCAGTATTTGTTTAAATAAGCTTTAAAACATACATTATTATAATTCTTTCCGCAACACTTAGCTTGTTCTATGAAAAAAACAGTTTGTCTACTTATCGGCTTTTTCATTTCCCAATCTTTTATAGACTCGAACGCTATCTCACGACAATCTTTCGATAACTTCTAGAAGTCAGAAGAAAGACGAGGATATAAGAGATGAAAAAGACAGCGCAGATGGCTAAGGTTGTTTGAAGGACCAAGCCCGCATTGTTCGCTCCTAAGAGAGCAACGATTTTTGCAATCATCTTATAGGCCACTCCTAGGTAGAGGAAGGAGAAGAATAATGGAAGGAAAAAGACGGTGAGAATCTGTTTGCGTATGGTGGTGCCGGTTTGCTTTTGGTCCAATCCTACTTGTTGCAAGATCACAAAATTTTCCCGGTCCTCATAGCCTTCTGAAATCTGTTTGTAGTAAATCACGAGAACCGTAGCCAATAGAAAGATCACAGATAGGAAAACACCAATAAAGAGGATTGTCCCTGCTGATTCACGCCACTCCTTCTCCATGCTGTATCGATCAACCCCACCAAACAAAGTCCCACCATATTGACTCATTTTGTCTGTCGAATAAAGCTCTTTGGCCATTCCAGCTATAAAATCTTGGTTTTCTTTATTTTTAGCACTAATAGAGAATTCCAAATTTTTATCAATTTTTAATCCCAGTTGGTTCAAGTCAGGGAGGACAAGATACAAGCCCATTTGGTGTTGAAACAGGTCGGCTTGAGGGAGTTTCCCTTGGATAAAATTGGAGTCTAGTTTTTGCTTAATCGCGAAGCTCTTTCCATTGATTTCTAATTGCGAGTCTAGTCTTCCAGGATACTGATACCCATAGGCTAGGATTTCATTTTCCCCAAGCTCAACTTTTTGACCCGTCAGTTGCTCATAAGTTGCCTGATCAAAAAAGTAGACTACTCCTTCTGTCTTCAATTCCTGACCAGTTTCTTGATCGGACTGGTCATAAACCTCTAAGACCTTTCCATCAATCTTTCGAATTTCAGCCGACCAGTATGTTGTCTGATTCACTTGATAATCTGATAGATGTGTCGCATCGGCCACTTTCTTAATTTGTGCTTGAACCTCCTCAATAACCGGTTCTGTTTCAGCTTCTGAAGTCATATGCCCCACACTAATATTGTAGTCCGAAGGGTACATAGTATCTAGGTAATTCTGCCCTCCAATAAAGAGATTCAGCGACCCTGTTAAGGTGACCAAGACCATGGTGGAAAGAATACTAATGGTCGCAAGGCCCGCTGCATTTTTTCGCATCCGTGCTATTAAGTTGGAGACGGATATAAAATTCTCTGGCTTGTAATAGTAGGATTTCCGACCTTTGAGAAATCTTAAAAAGGTAATGGTGCCTGCGTTGAATAAGAGATAAGTCGCAAGAATGACCAAGATAACGGCAATAAAGAATCTTTGGACAGCCGCAACTGGACGCTCTGCGGTTAGCGCTAAATAGAAAGCAATTCCTAAGAGTCCTAGTCCTAAAAGAGTTTGGACCAGCAAGAAGCGTCCTTTCTTCTCTCCTGCCTTTTTCTGTTGCATGAGGTGGAGGGAACTGTAGCGCAAGAGACGGAAAGAATTTAACAAGAGAATGAGGGCAAAAGCTAAGGCTAGCCCAAATAAAGTGTTAAGAACAGCCCCTATCTGGAAGGTCGATTGAATGACGACTGGAAGCCCCATACATTTTAAGAGGAGGGCAAAAATCAAGGGATCAAACAAGAGCCCCAAGCCCAGTCCTACTCCAACTGTGAGGATATAGAAGATAAGCAATTCCCATAAGGTCATGACGAGGAGATGCTTCTTCTCCATCCCCAAAACACTGTATAATCCCAATTCTTTGGAACGATTTTTCATAACATAGCCATTGGCATAAGCCACTAAAATGACGACGACCAGCTGGACGACGAAACAACCAAAACCAAGGACAGCTCTTGCCGTTCGTCCTCCGTAAGAAGCTTCTAAATGAGGGGTCGTTGCCAGGGCGATAAAGCTATAGAGGATCATAGTCGTTAAAATGATAGCTATAGCAAAAGGGTAATAGAGCTTACGATTTTGTTTGAGGTTGGAAAGAGCTAATTTACTTGTTAATTTAAACATCACGATCCTCCTTACTCGCCATGACCGTCAAGGTATCCGAGATTTCTTGGAACATCTGACGTTCTGTTTTTTCCCCGCGGAAGATCTGGTTGTAGAGAATTCCGTCTTTGATAAAGAGCACGCGCTTGGCCCGAGCAGCCGCTGCAGTTGAGTGGGTCACCATGAGGATGGTTTGCCCCATTGTATTAATATCTTCAAAGACATCCAGCAAAGCAGCCGAAGACTTGGAATCCAGCGCCCCTGTTGGCTCATCCGCCAGGAGGATTTCTGGCGAGGTGATGATGGCCCGTGCTACGGCCACCCGTTGCTTTTGCCCACCAGAGATTTCGTAAGGGTATTTTTCTAAGAGCTGGTGAATGCCCAACTCCCGACTGACGCTATCGACCTTGCTCATCATTTCCTTGACCGGTCTGCGAGAGAGGACGAGAGGCAGGAGGATATTGTCCTTGACAGACAAGGTATCGAGCAGGTTGAAATCTTGAAAGACGAAGCCTAGTTTTTCGCGACGGAAGCTCGACGCGTCCTTGTTCTTGATGGTCGAGGTGTCTATGCTATTTAGGTAAACCCGCCCTTCAGTCGGCTGATCCAGCATGGCTAGGATATTGAGGAGGGTGGATTTCCCAGATCCTGATTCCCCCATGATAGCGACGTACTCACCTTTTTCCACGGTAAAATGGATATCCTTTAAGGCTTCGACCTGCGTTCCTTGAAAGCGGGTTTTGTAAATTTTTTTGATATGTTGAACGTCTAGTAGGGTCATGGTCTGTTCCTTTCTAGCTCGAAAAAGCTTCAATTGTTTTTTACAAATCAATTGTACTAAAATAAGAACGCTTTCACCATAACATAACCTTACATTTTACCCTTTATTTCTTACATTTTTGTAAGAAAACAAAAATAGGCTAGGACAAAAGTCCTAGCCTATTAATTGTTTTTGGATTGTCGAGCAAGACGCAGTGGTTGAGTGGTCTCTACTACGCTGATTTCATCAGCTTTTACAGCCCTACTCAACTGTGCGGAGGTGGGACGACGAAATCGAATTCTAACGAATTACCTATTTCTGTCCTACTCTCATTTTCATTTATGAATTATTCAGCTGATGAAGAGAGCAATGGTGCAATTGATTGATAAGCACCTTCAAGAGCTTTTTGGGCAATATCGCGAGCACTCTTTATTTGTTGTGCAAATTGAGCACGAGGTTGCTCAGGCACAACTGTATCATCAGAACCAAGGGATGAAAGTGACTCGTTAAAAGCTTTTCTTGCAGTTTCCATAGATTGGATACCTGCATCTACTTGCTTATTATAGGCCTCTTTACCAGAAGCTGGAATCTTATCACCAATTTCTTTGAGATATTTTGTGTAGTTATCGATCATTTTTCCATAAATGGTTTTCATATCACCAAGTGTTTTGGCGTTATCGATTTCATCATCAGTCAACAAGACAATTTCTGGAATATCAACAGAAGAGGTTGCTGATTTAGATGAACTGCTTGATTTGCTTTCTGAAGTAGATGATTTTTCTACTTTGCTAGAAGAAGCTTTTGAATCCTTGCTTGATGATTCTGAAGCAGTTTTACCAGAACAAGCTGCTAACGTTGCAACCGACAAGAGAGCCACACCGGCTGTAAGAAGTTTTTTCATATTTTTTCTCCTATAAATAAAGAATGAATATATTTTAAATGATTTTCCTTTAATTGTCAAACATTTTCTGTTTTCAAATACTTATGCACCGCTAATTATCACTAGTTCTTAACATATTTTATATC of Streptococcus sp. S5 contains these proteins:
- a CDS encoding FtsX-like permease family protein, with amino-acid sequence MFKLTSKLALSNLKQNRKLYYPFAIAIILTTMILYSFIALATTPHLEASYGGRTARAVLGFGCFVVQLVVVILVAYANGYVMKNRSKELGLYSVLGMEKKHLLVMTLWELLIFYILTVGVGLGLGLLFDPLIFALLLKCMGLPVVIQSTFQIGAVLNTLFGLALAFALILLLNSFRLLRYSSLHLMQQKKAGEKKGRFLLVQTLLGLGLLGIAFYLALTAERPVAAVQRFFIAVILVILATYLLFNAGTITFLRFLKGRKSYYYKPENFISVSNLIARMRKNAAGLATISILSTMVLVTLTGSLNLFIGGQNYLDTMYPSDYNISVGHMTSEAETEPVIEEVQAQIKKVADATHLSDYQVNQTTYWSAEIRKIDGKVLEVYDQSDQETGQELKTEGVVYFFDQATYEQLTGQKVELGENEILAYGYQYPGRLDSQLEINGKSFAIKQKLDSNFIQGKLPQADLFQHQMGLYLVLPDLNQLGLKIDKNLEFSISAKNKENQDFIAGMAKELYSTDKMSQYGGTLFGGVDRYSMEKEWRESAGTILFIGVFLSVIFLLATVLVIYYKQISEGYEDRENFVILQQVGLDQKQTGTTIRKQILTVFFLPLFFSFLYLGVAYKMIAKIVALLGANNAGLVLQTTLAICAVFFISYILVFLLTSRSYRKIVVR
- a CDS encoding ABC transporter ATP-binding protein, translated to MTLLDVQHIKKIYKTRFQGTQVEALKDIHFTVEKGEYVAIMGESGSGKSTLLNILAMLDQPTEGRVYLNSIDTSTIKNKDASSFRREKLGFVFQDFNLLDTLSVKDNILLPLVLSRRPVKEMMSKVDSVSRELGIHQLLEKYPYEISGGQKQRVAVARAIITSPEILLADEPTGALDSKSSAALLDVFEDINTMGQTILMVTHSTAAAARAKRVLFIKDGILYNQIFRGEKTERQMFQEISDTLTVMASKEDRDV